In Choristoneura fumiferana chromosome 27, NRCan_CFum_1, whole genome shotgun sequence, the sequence aaatataattatatagatagatacatacttaaatacatattaaacatccaagacccgagaacaaacattcgtattttcacacaaatatctgccccgacacgggagacgggaatcgaacccgggacctcaagcttcgtagtcaggttctctaaccactaggccatctggtcgtctaaaaataaGATGCCTCCTAATTCCGAAAAACAGGAAAATGTCCAGCCTGATGAAGACAAGTTAGAACTAAAAGGTCCTCAAGCTGGTCCCCGGGTTTACAAAATATCGTATATtgtcatcatccatcatcccagcctatatacgtcccactgctgggcacaggcctcctctcagaacaagagggcttgggccgtagtttccacgcgggcccagtgcggattgggaacttcacacgcaccgttgaattgcttcgcaggtttgtgcaggtttccttacgatgttttccttcaccgcaaagctcgtggtaaatttcaaatgtaattccgcacatgaatttcgaaaaactcagaggtgcgagccggggtttgaacccacgaccctctgcttgagaggcgataggtcaaaccactaggccaccacggcttttatcgTATATTGTACTCTCCGTGTATTTATACTGGCACATCGCGGGTCTATATGAGGCGTATTTGCTACCTGGAGCCAAATGGCAGACGATTTTATTCAGTAAGTATAAGGCAGTCCAAGTGCTGGTCATTGTCCCAATATACATGGcatatttaatttcatgtcattagcaatagaagcGATAGAAGGATCTCGTCAACAGGTCGGTATGAGAAAGTTCTTAATGAACGTGAGCGGGGAGGTGCAGCCGAGATTTTAAGCCGGTTACAGTCCGGTAATGTCTGGGCCGTCCCTGCTCAGTCGtccataattgtttttttccaaCTGGACGCCCCCATCTCCCATAAAGCACcgcatataaaatttaaaaattaacgtAAGTGACAtttgctcgcttcgctcgttggGTCGCGCGTTGTGGTTGCAATAGTACCTagcactcctcgcttcgctcgtcgtcgtacctaattttccagAGCCTAAATTGACAGTAAGGTTCCgtatccaccagagatgtgcgaggatgtgttgcgaggaacgtatttttcatgaaccaatagaaacgctttatttacctcgcctcgctccgctcagcagtttccactagagatgtgctgtgcgcgGATAGGTGAATGAAGCGTTATGCTGTagatttatgaaaaacacattcctcgcaatacatcttcgcacatctttaatggaaacacagcctaaaaGTGACCAATTAACGAAATCGCTTTGACGTTCCACCTAGTTAAGTAGTCATCTAAGTTGGTTATGGTCAATTTGAGGTTCAAACTCTAGGCCCTAGCTAGAGTTGTATCTAAAAAGGCGCAAACTGGCTCAGCGTACAGAGGTATATAATCTATTGTGTATCTATTGTAAACTTGGAAAATCCGTTCCACTATATATCGTATCCAAAAATCATTCATCGACACATAGACCTGGAATATCAATTCAAAATGGACATCTTTCAAGACTCTAATGTTAAATTAAGCGAAAAAGATTATGAAAATGATAACTTTTATcatcatcgttcatccaccattacctctctaGTTTCGTTTTCTAcaaattttttaccgtacaacggcaagaCCTtgggcacttgtcccaccgccgacgatgagcgagaagcgagtagagcgagcaatagaaacgagtgggcgagcagcgagaagcgagtgtagttttgtcgctcggctgtaagcgagtgttcgcgtgcgacgggcgattactcgctccactcgactcgctcgtgcggggcggccgccaagctgacatcgctgagcgagtatctatagctcagcgagttttatagctcttgtcgctgcgacaaaagatgtaagagcgagttctcgccgacagtgtgaacagccagcgattaactattaatatatgtgtctcttttactcacacaggatcttatatctttagttcgtttcttgagcgagaaaatagtcgatagccaatcgcttcctcgctggcggtgagacaagtgccttagacactggcaaaatagtcctccaatggacagagccgtatttttctaaaaaacaaacaacaagcgAAAAATGGTGAACCCATCGCACGCCACTCAAAATTAGTTTCCTTTTttgttgttaatttaattaacatgATTAAAATAGTCTTATGGTTTTATTTGTAAGTGTATTACCCTGAACATGATCTCATGATCAAATCAATGCTGTTGCATGCCTGTTATTGGTGCATAAGCGGGgtcataggtacagtcaagggcaaagatatcgacacggccaaagttacaaaaatatgcatacacgactttatgcacttaaaatGAAGGCCGTGTAtacgtatttttgtaactttagccgtgtcgatatctttgcccttgactgtacataacttgtaatttacatttatttaaaaaaatgtcttgtACATGTACTGTAGGcatgtcaaataaattaatttataactgtTGAAAATAATCAATTATCATCAGTTTACATTATGTAAACATATATAACCTCTTGGTTTGACCTTCACAGGTTACAGGTTAACATTCTATCACTGTATTGTTTGGGAGCATTGTtggtaggtattatttaaatcatttaatttttcatacatacacGTGTAGacgtttgtatttaaaaaatccaCAAGAAAACCTGCTCACACCGGCGAAGTAATTTAACGGTGTGTGTGACATTCCTAATCCGCACTAGAgcgtgtgggaactacagcccaagtccTGTGATTCTGGgtggaggcctgtacccagcagtgggacgtacataggccaagatgatgatgataaaagttCGCATGTGAAGCATTAAACGCGGTTGTaataaatttcgatattttgataaattataatgataacGGTAATTTGGCACTGGTctcaaaaaacaatgttttttttttaagattgaatttttggaatctttttgtttttttttttatatttctattccaatttttttgttacttttacggtcatcccgtaaaacccatatcgaaataataatatcgatataatatttttaaattttggtttTAGTAGGGTTTTAAATTTCTTATCCTATTTATatgttaccggaattatagctaaccatagttgccatggcgttaaaaactgcgtttatcttTGCTCGtcgcaattattaaaaaaaaaacatggtgtcATCTATCACCTGGCAGTGGCCATACACCGTTACACGTTACGGATTACCGGAGAGGTCTACCTGTGCAGGTGTACTTGCACAGGTCGACCGGAGCGTGTATGCCGACCGACCTGTGCAGTTTTTTTGACCTGCGCAGGTGACCGGagcaaattcgaaaatcgattattttttctcgattattccataaaaattgaaattaaagtcatgatagacttttatattccttaaaaacgaattaatgtttatgaccggtttaaaaaaaaatctataacgaaaaattattggagtagacatattaacttatatattaagaagtgttctgtcagacaacattattaattttcattcaatttttatggaataatcgagaaaaactaacaaaaatgcaacgctgccagctcagcaggtataaacgcttttAATAACCAATGCTTACACCACTTTTTTCGCTTCGTTTTCACTGTTCTTGTATCGTTTTTCCCAAAAATTAACGCAAGGCCTAGCTGCAAGTGCGTCCTCGTCCTCACTCGATACCATCGCAAATAGAACTGAAGACTGCTCCGGTACACAAGAACATCCCCATATACGCTACCTGACCTGTGCATAGGCAAAGGCAAACTGCACAGGTAGCCTGTGCGGTGGACCGTAACGTGTATGGCTGGCTTTAAgattaggcggtttagttactaacgtttatttacgatgaaagtcaaaccaAGGTCAAacactattttgaaaatatacacACAAGCATCAAgtatattttaactaaaatgttataaaatgatttaataaaccaaTTCcttgaaatggttttggaaatagaccacattgtaaaaaagtgatcaatgccaattcatttatttacagaGAACATGGTACAAAATAAACAGTTCTAAAAGCATATTAAGGCTCTCACATTCTGCCGCGATTGTTGTAACGTTTAAATTAACACATTCATTAattattctaatatataaattcatggcaatgataaaaaaaagacaaatgtCAAATAGTGTTTCACCATAATAAAATcgaagcaataataataataaaaaatactcagaaactaattaattaaatacctacgttCACTATGATGTGATGTCAAAACATCTCTAactgaataaaaacaataaataaataataaataaataaatatcacgggacaattcacaccaattgacctagtcccaaagtaagcaactATAAGCTAAGCCAAGCCAAgcaaaagcaaaaaaaagcaagcaagcaagcaagctaACAAGCAAGCAAGTAGCAAGTAagctatgtctggtgtacaataaagagtctttgtattgtattgtattgtaagcttagcaaagcttgtgttatgggtactaagcaacggataaatatgattatatagatagatacataattaaatacatagtaaacacccaagacccgagaacaaatattcgtatttttcatacaaatatctgccccaacacgggaatcgaacccgggacctcaaacttcgtagtcaggttctctaaccactaggccatctggtcgtcaatgcTTCGGTAAATCAAGTATTCGGCTCTCTCGAACTAGGTACCCTTTTGTTCCGCTTGCGATGGAAACGTCTGGGTGTTACTGCGCTGAGGCTATGACCTTTTTTGGGGAAGTGGGGCGGCGTTTGCGAGAACGCGGTTTGGACTCGCTCAGGGTCGTTTCtggtgcagcagggctactacgaaactcgaagttcgtgtcgtgcggtccctctgacatttatactatttaatacaagagcgagagggacggtacgatacgaactttgattttcgaagttcggagtaggccctcagaggTTGTCCATCGCTGTTCGACGGGGTAATGTGGCCAGTGTGATGCGTACGTTTGCGTCGGGAACGATGCGGGGTGGGTTGTTTTCTTAGTTAAGTAGGTTATGATAGGgagtaattttgattttttaatttcttgaaTTTTGTAACTTTATAGCTCTTTTAACTTTGTTAATGTTACGTATTTATTTGATGATTTTGatgtttttgagttattatttttaatttattcattttaatttcatatattctgtgtgttttagtttagttttaagtattttattttatggcaatgttttaaaataattatgtttcgaATCCCCAAGAATTACAGCCTGGTTTTCAGTTACGTAGCACGAAAACCCATAAAAATGATCCCTACAGATCCAGCTGTCTAAACACcattttttatattgaaaagtaacacacacacacacacacacacacacacacacgcacgcacgcacgcacgcacgcacgcacacacacacacacacacaaactttcacaatgAAAATAATAGTGTGCTTCTACTTTCGTAAAGCCTTTGACAGTTCCCGTATTCTAAATAAACATGAATGAAAAAGAATGTTATTAAGATCGCGCAAGTGAGCTGCATCGAGCGTTACTCGTTCTATACTCTTTCTTCCTGTTTATTCGAACACGGCAACTGTCAAAGGCTATTAGGAACTAGAAGCACTGTAggattctattattattattattattatctttatttattttttattcttaggattaggtttttataatagttataaaaagtaaaatacataaaagtacatacaaaataaaaatattataaaaacctaacctagtttgccgccggtaacggggcagggcccaagctaccggtggtcagggccgcagagtgaggaacctccggacgatctggcccttgatccagccatctagcgagagtctcttgagatgttagattagaccgtttgccgaaacgactatcgggacaatgatcgtcgagtcaacatcccacatagcagtcacctcgtgagccaagtcaaggtacttgctgagtttgtccatCTCGGCCTTTACGAGGTTCTtgtcatgtgggatggtgatgtcgacgagcactgcctggcgggtttgatcgatctgtcagcacgatatcaggcttattggctacaatagtcctgtccgtgatgacagatcgatcccgatagagcgtggcacgaccattttcgagaactggcgcagggacatacctataatacggcaccttactattattattattattattctacttTCTGTTACAGCTGTAATCTCCTATTGGTTCAGTATGCTGGGTGTGACTGCAGGCACCCATCGTCTCTGGTCCCACCAATCTTACAAAGTGAATCGCCCTCTTGAAGTCTTCCTAATGTTCTGCCAAAGCATGTCCTGCCAGAACTCCGCTATCCATTGGGTCCGCAACCACCGCCTCCATCACAAATACACCGACACCGATGCAGATCCCCACAACTCTACCAGGGGTTTCTTCTACTCTCATTTCGGCTGGTTATGCGTGGATAAGCACCCATACGTCGTTATAAAGTCCAAAACTATTGACGTGGCTGACATCTTGAGCAATCCAGTGTTGCTGTTCCAGAAAAAGTAAGTGTTTCCATTGTCTTGTGGCGTGCATTAAGTAGGCAGCAGGTGGGGGGGTAAGCAGCTCTAGTGCTCGTGGGAAGCTGCTGCGGCGCAGTATACCAACTGCCtaatcgacccaatgcacgccaaacATAACATAGGACCAGAGTGTGTTGCCAgtaatgacaaaattaaatggaTCAGAGACATGGTGCTTTGCTATAGGCCTTATAAACATGCAGGCTCAGAGttactcagcgagctatggacaGGGATATGCTCGGGGATTCTCTTCGAGATTGAATTAGAAATGAGGGAATATGTAGATGAACGATACGAATGTGGGTCACCGACCCAGCCAAGTGAATTAGTTCGCTGTAGTTGCAATGAGTaggccatatagcatggagaacaggtcgaaaagttctcgaatgcaGATCGCACATCGGCAAGCGCAACGTTATAGAGCCGTTAacatgtttaatttaaaaatcttttgtttttctgTTGTATTTCGTTTAATTAGTTCTGTAAACCGGGGTTGCtatagatttatttatattcatagcTCGATTGAGCAAATGAAGTAAGAAGTTAGgtaatctatttttatttatttatttttttagaccatatggtctaaaaaaataaggacatgGCGTAGAAACTGTTTTCCAATGTAGTTtactgttataagtttgataccAATGTCTATTTGTCTGTCTATGGGATCGTAGCTTAACAAAATGCTCCTATTTCAGATACATCAAAGAGCTGACCATTTTCTTCGGGATGGCCTTACCAACCATGATACCCATGCTATGCTGGGGCGAGACCTTCAACTACGCCTGGCATCTTTCCCACCTTCGTCTCATAGTAAATAACAACAGTACCTTCCTCATAAACAGCGCCAATCATAGAGCCGGCCACAGACCTTACGATAAAAATATATCAGCTACCAACCTCCCATCCATTTCCATAATATCCACAGGAGAGAGTTTCCACAATTACCACCACGTCTTCCCCTGGGATTACCGTTGTTCAGAACTGGGGAATACATTCGCCAATTCCACTACGATGTTCATAGACTTATGTGCGAAGCTGGGATGGGCCTGGGATTTGAAAGCAGCTTCTGAAGACATGTCGGAGAAGAGGATGGCGAGGACAGGAGATGGGACGGACCTATGGGGGAAGAAGATTGATCTAGGGTCGCAAGCTCCAGTGTCTCAATAGTTTTAAGGGTCTCGAGATATTTAAGTGACTGAAGGTAATGGTGATTTACGTTGTGAAGAGTTGAGATGCGTAAAAGTGGTAATAGAAATAAATTGTTACACTACATTGCGTGATTTTATTTTAGCTAGCacgataaatatgtatataaattaaTCATCATTTTATTAACAAATTGAGCCGCTTCTCATATTTTTTATGCTAGTGGAGAAACAGAAGTTAAAATATCATCAATAGAAAGAAACGCATTACTTATTAAGTATCCTATGTCACAATAAAGACCTTTGCTGTACGCTATGTTTCATTTTAAACCGTTCAGCTGTTGTTGTGTGATtgagaaacaaaaaaacattcaaatatCATCACAAACTTTctgatttatttacattattagtaTATAGTTCTATACCCCGCCTTTACACATTAGCGACCCCAATTTGCCATTacgtagcgcgtagcagcgtttttccgATTACCGGGCTCTTGGTCGCGAACGtgttaacacactacttttatttggaagtatatttagagctgttgttatactgtacgagtatctacttctcttgggtatgtcaaaatttttttttgatctgctttcgtttaatatttttttaatgtacattCCGAAATCctcgttgcttctataacttgGTCTggaaccttattaaaatatttacgattaacacttttatttaagctttcagcttctttacaatttcccgtgattgcctatttacagaaataccctgtttaagttgactccccattgaaatcaatttccgaaaaatagcaaactaaataaataagtaagtggtggttttaactgctctatataaatcaatgaaaaacacaacgagtgcacacTCATTGCTACTACGTCAAAAAGAGAATTGTCATTTTCTGctacacgaatccttccgatttcccccgaaacccgaaggtttttctaagagctcacggattgtacaaTGTGAAAACCCGACCACGTCTCAATCATTGTCATCGGCGGCAAAACCCCCTTTTCCCAATGACAATGAACTTGGGTTTTTTCAATCAGCTTGTTTAGGTGATCTCTgctaattatttgtgttaagatGTGGTCTAAGTTGAGAGCGGAAGCGATGGTCCATTtttttatagatagatagaatagtttatttctgctaagagttcaattttaatttacatttgttgtgcCAAACTACAAAGCAGTTTGTTGGCACTTTATATAGCTCTTGGTTTATTGAAGTTACAAATCACAAGTAACGCTTAACATAAGATAGTTAGTATTAAGACTTGATATGGTTAGTGTTATGTTATGACTTaagactataaaaaaataacaattatttttttgttttaatacaaTTAGAAAACCAAGCATTTTAAATAACAAGCATGATATCTATCACGacttatcattaaataattagcTAATAGTTTAATTATCTATAAAGAACTTTTACAATTTTACCTGGATAATGTGAAAAAAGCACTTTTCTAATTAATTTCTggatataattatttactgctatAAAACACTAGCCTAtaagaaaaataagtaattttattcacataaatacaagaattttaaaaaaataaccatataaaacttTACTATAAGCTAACTacttacctaacttaaaaacttacctactaaattatatctaaaaaaaccggctaagagcgtgtcggacacgcccaaaatagggttccgtagcctaatatgtacataggtacttagttttaGTTAAATTCAATATAATGCCATTGTCGTGCGACCAGCGTACGATAATCATCCTAATGATTATACattcccgtgtggtgtcgggttagaattacaccgcTCCATCtctccgtggatgtcgtaagaggcgacaaaggatataaggttaaggtataccgtaggcgacag encodes:
- the LOC141443342 gene encoding acyl-CoA Delta(11) desaturase-like — translated: MLGVTAGTHRLWSHQSYKVNRPLEVFLMFCQSMSCQNSAIHWVRNHRLHHKYTDTDADPHNSTRGFFYSHFGWLCVDKHPYVVIKSKTIDVADILSNPVLLFQKKYIKELTIFFGMALPTMIPMLCWGETFNYAWHLSHLRLIVNNNSTFLINSANHRAGHRPYDKNISATNLPSISIISTGESFHNYHHVFPWDYRCSELGNTFANSTTMFIDLCAKLGWAWDLKAASEDMSEKRMARTGDGTDLWGKKIDLGSQAPVSQ